One window of Metopolophium dirhodum isolate CAU chromosome 3, ASM1992520v1, whole genome shotgun sequence genomic DNA carries:
- the LOC132941918 gene encoding uncharacterized protein LOC132941918 isoform X1, which translates to MDPDAVCRSVLNEIEECLSQIKQMPLPPFPVYENTNKAAAYISYRLKEYDSVAYYLSEAHGGGIRSKLSLIMNPDTASKKELNDCLSLNSEYVTKRYNGLVERLKEMPSEWTLIQITKNYNPKDVVTPRPTDKPTDVSELFISRYQCGQKHKNIKPLTVKVDKPKTSLGQKTIFEVLKKSLEDTNDRQNKDPSAIRNLRDSASQSIKNISQEIHTSWIKHWICMLLGNYIDEKLSAEVYSVIDNVIEEENMTISDRGRMILYQITNAVVQLTNDEINSILKEVDCSTEELNKFESAINKYKLNGSHLMLKKRHSVLLILDEHLECLPWETIPCLRRHPVSRVSSVHIVHRLYHKHKDSIQNGLMKIKNQGYYILNPDKSLSNAEKRMSSFLKERNVKWDGIQSQEPTSEQFSLLLKKNDILLYCGHGNGTQYLHSLDLDKLDLQCIPMLFGCSSAKHTDKGGRSNFVGASYGYLKAGCPCVIGMLWNVTSLDADNSARAMLNVWLPGNPINLQEKWPKEFLDQQDYPMERELLRSLAIARKTTRSFFNYAALVARGIPVIMTD; encoded by the exons ATGGATCCGGACGCAGTGTGCCGGTCCGTCCTCAATGAGATCGAAGAGTGTTTGTCGCAAATTAAACAAATGCCTTTGCCACCATTTCCTGTTTACGAGA atACAAATAAAGCTGCCGCTTACATCAGCTATCGTTTAAAAGAGTATGATTCTGTTGCTTATTACCTTTCTGAAGCTCATGGAGGCGGAATTCGTTCAAAACTATCATTGATAATGAATCCAGA taCTGCAAGTAAAAAAGAACTCAATGATTGTTTATCCTTGAACTCAGAATATGTGACCAAAAGATACAATGGTCTTGTTGAACGTTTAAAAGAAATGCCATCTGAATGGacattaatacaaattactaaAAACTATAATCCCAAAGATGTAGTAACTCCTAGGCCTACAGATAAACCTACAGATGTTTCTGAACTATTTATATCTAGATATCAGTGTGGTCAAAAACACAAgaatat TAAACCTTTGACTGTAAAAGTGGATAAGCCCAAAACCAGTTTAGGACAAAAGACTATCTTTGAAGTTCTGAAAAAAAGCTTAGAAGACACAAATGACAGACAAAATAAGGATCCATCTGCTATTCGGAATTTAAGGGATTCCGCTTCCCAGTCaattaaa AACATTTCACAGGAAATTCATACTAGTTGGATAAAACATTGGATTTGTATGTTATTAGGCAATTATATTGATGAGAAACTTTCAGCAGAAGTTTATAGTGTCATTGATAATGTCATAGA agaAGAAAATATGACTATAAGTGACCGAGGCAGAATGATTTTGTATCAGATAACAAATGCAGTTGTTCAATTGACTAATGATGAAATAAACAGCATTCTTAAAGAAGTAGACTGTTCAACAGAGgaattgaataaatttgaatctgctattaataaatataaattaaatggttcacatttaatgttaaaaaagagACATTCTGTTTTGCTCATATTAGATGAG cATTTAGAATGCTTGCCATGGGAAACGATACCATGTTTGAGAAGACATCCAGTCTCCCGTGTGTCATCTGTACATATTGTGCACAGATTATATCACAAACACAAGGATTCTATTCAAAACGggttaat gaaaattaaaaatcaaggaTACTACATTTTAAACCCTGATAAATCATTGTCTAATGCAGAAAAAAGAATGTCGAGTTTCCTTAAAGAAAGAAATGTGAAATGGGACGGCATTCAAAGTCAAGAGCCTACTTCAGAACAGTTCAGtttgttacttaaaaaaaatgatatactaTT GTATTGTGGCCACGGTAATGGAACACAATACTTGCATAGTTTAGATTTAGACAAATTAGATCTACAATGTATACCAATGTTGTTTGGTTGTTCAAGTGCCAAACACACTGACAAAGGAGGAAGGTCTAATTTTGTGGGTGCTTCTTATGGATATTTAAAAGCTGGCTG TCCCTGTGTCATTGGTATGTTGTGGAATGTAACAAGTTTAGATGCTGACAACTCAGCCAGAGCCATGCTTAATGTTTGGCTTCCTGGAAATCCCATTAACCTTCAag AGAAATGGCCTAAAGAATTTTTAGATCAACAGGATTACCCCATGGAACGAGAACTCTTGCGTTCATTAGCAATTGCCAGGAAAACTACAAGAAGTTTTTTCAACTATGCTGCTTTAGTCGCCCGAGGCATACCGGTTATCATGACAGACTGA
- the LOC132941918 gene encoding uncharacterized protein LOC132941918 isoform X2: MNPDTASKKELNDCLSLNSEYVTKRYNGLVERLKEMPSEWTLIQITKNYNPKDVVTPRPTDKPTDVSELFISRYQCGQKHKNIKPLTVKVDKPKTSLGQKTIFEVLKKSLEDTNDRQNKDPSAIRNLRDSASQSIKNISQEIHTSWIKHWICMLLGNYIDEKLSAEVYSVIDNVIEEENMTISDRGRMILYQITNAVVQLTNDEINSILKEVDCSTEELNKFESAINKYKLNGSHLMLKKRHSVLLILDEHLECLPWETIPCLRRHPVSRVSSVHIVHRLYHKHKDSIQNGLMKIKNQGYYILNPDKSLSNAEKRMSSFLKERNVKWDGIQSQEPTSEQFSLLLKKNDILLYCGHGNGTQYLHSLDLDKLDLQCIPMLFGCSSAKHTDKGGRSNFVGASYGYLKAGCPCVIGMLWNVTSLDADNSARAMLNVWLPGNPINLQEKWPKEFLDQQDYPMERELLRSLAIARKTTRSFFNYAALVARGIPVIMTD; encoded by the exons ATGAATCCAGA taCTGCAAGTAAAAAAGAACTCAATGATTGTTTATCCTTGAACTCAGAATATGTGACCAAAAGATACAATGGTCTTGTTGAACGTTTAAAAGAAATGCCATCTGAATGGacattaatacaaattactaaAAACTATAATCCCAAAGATGTAGTAACTCCTAGGCCTACAGATAAACCTACAGATGTTTCTGAACTATTTATATCTAGATATCAGTGTGGTCAAAAACACAAgaatat TAAACCTTTGACTGTAAAAGTGGATAAGCCCAAAACCAGTTTAGGACAAAAGACTATCTTTGAAGTTCTGAAAAAAAGCTTAGAAGACACAAATGACAGACAAAATAAGGATCCATCTGCTATTCGGAATTTAAGGGATTCCGCTTCCCAGTCaattaaa AACATTTCACAGGAAATTCATACTAGTTGGATAAAACATTGGATTTGTATGTTATTAGGCAATTATATTGATGAGAAACTTTCAGCAGAAGTTTATAGTGTCATTGATAATGTCATAGA agaAGAAAATATGACTATAAGTGACCGAGGCAGAATGATTTTGTATCAGATAACAAATGCAGTTGTTCAATTGACTAATGATGAAATAAACAGCATTCTTAAAGAAGTAGACTGTTCAACAGAGgaattgaataaatttgaatctgctattaataaatataaattaaatggttcacatttaatgttaaaaaagagACATTCTGTTTTGCTCATATTAGATGAG cATTTAGAATGCTTGCCATGGGAAACGATACCATGTTTGAGAAGACATCCAGTCTCCCGTGTGTCATCTGTACATATTGTGCACAGATTATATCACAAACACAAGGATTCTATTCAAAACGggttaat gaaaattaaaaatcaaggaTACTACATTTTAAACCCTGATAAATCATTGTCTAATGCAGAAAAAAGAATGTCGAGTTTCCTTAAAGAAAGAAATGTGAAATGGGACGGCATTCAAAGTCAAGAGCCTACTTCAGAACAGTTCAGtttgttacttaaaaaaaatgatatactaTT GTATTGTGGCCACGGTAATGGAACACAATACTTGCATAGTTTAGATTTAGACAAATTAGATCTACAATGTATACCAATGTTGTTTGGTTGTTCAAGTGCCAAACACACTGACAAAGGAGGAAGGTCTAATTTTGTGGGTGCTTCTTATGGATATTTAAAAGCTGGCTG TCCCTGTGTCATTGGTATGTTGTGGAATGTAACAAGTTTAGATGCTGACAACTCAGCCAGAGCCATGCTTAATGTTTGGCTTCCTGGAAATCCCATTAACCTTCAag AGAAATGGCCTAAAGAATTTTTAGATCAACAGGATTACCCCATGGAACGAGAACTCTTGCGTTCATTAGCAATTGCCAGGAAAACTACAAGAAGTTTTTTCAACTATGCTGCTTTAGTCGCCCGAGGCATACCGGTTATCATGACAGACTGA